The nucleotide window GGGGGGGCGCTTTGAGCGGCGCGAGTTCCTCTTTTTCGATCTGGTCAATCTCGCGGCGAATGGCGCGCAGTTCTTCTTGCTGGTCGGCGTAGCGCGCCAGCCGTTGCATGAGGTCGCGGATGTGGGCGCGCACGCCTTCCAGTTCGCGGCGGGCTTCTTCGCGCGCCTGGTTGAGCAATTGGATGCGTTCGTGTTCGAGTTCCGCCAGGCGGCGTTCCAGTTCGCGGCGGGTCTGTTCCAGCGCTTCGCGTTCGCGCCGCACCTCTTCGGCTTCAGCCTGGGCGGCGTCGCGCGTCTGCTTGATATCGGCAAGCAGGGCTTCGAGTTCGATGTCGTGCGAGGAGAGCAACGCGCGCGCCTGTTCGATGATGGCGGGGTCGAGCCCGAGGCGCTGGGCGATGGCGATGGCGTTGGATTGCCCCGGCAAGCCGATGCGCAGGTGGTAGGTGGGGCGCAGGGTTTCCAGGTCGAATTCCACGCTGGCGTTTTTGACGCCCGGCGTGATGTGCGCCCAGACTTTGAGTTCGCTGTAATGCGTGGCGACAATCGCCCAAATTCCCCGTTCCAGCAGGTGCATGAGCAGGGCTTGCGCCAGCGCCGCCCCTTCGACGGGGTCGGTGCCCGCGCCCACTTCGTCCAGCAGGACGAGGCTGGATGGGGTGGCGGCGCGCAAGATGCGCGTGATGTTGGTCAGGTGTGATGAGAAGGTGGAGAGGCTTTGCTCGATGCTCTGTTCGTCGCCGATGTCGGCAAAGACGTTGTCGAAGAGCGCCACGCGCGAGCCTTCGGCGGCGGGGATGTGCAAGCCGCACATGGTCATCAGCGTGAGCAAGCCCACGGTTTTGAGCGTGACCGTTTTGCCGCCCGTGTTGGGTCCCGTGATGACGAGGATGCGGAAATCGGGTCCCAGCCAGACGTCAATTGGCACAACCGTCTCCGGGTCGAGCAGGGGGTGGCGCGCCTGGTGCAGGTTCACCAGCGGCTGGTCGCGCGGCGGGCTGGCGGGGTCGCTCAGTTCGGGTTCGACGGCGCGCAGGCGGTCGGCGTATTCGGCTTTGGCAAAGGCAAGGTCGAGGTCGGCCAGGGCTTCGACCGTCCAGATGAGTTCATCGCTGTTTTCGGCCACGAGGTCGCTCAGTTCGCGCAAAATGCGTTCGATTTCGTGCTGCTCGGCGATTTGCAGTTCGCGCCACTGGTTGTTGAGGTCGAGCGTCTCCAGCGGCTCGATGAAGACAGTCGCGCCCGATGACGATTGGTCGTGGACAACGCCCCGCACGCGCCCCTTGTGCTCCGCCTTGACGGGGATGACGTAGCGGTCGCCCCGCTGGGTGATGATGGGTTCTTGCAGCCAGCGCTGCATGTTGGGGTCGCTGATGATGCGGCGCAGTTTTTCCAGCAGGCGGTCGTGCGCCATGGCGATGTCGCGGCGCAATTGGCGCAGTTTGGGGCTGGCGTCGTCGCGCACGTCGCCGTTGTCGTCAATGGCGGCGGCGATGGCTTCATCGAGGGCTTCACACGGTTCGATGCGGTCGGCGATGCGCGCCAGCGCGGGGTAGTGTTCGCGGTTGCGCAGGATGAGCGACCGCAAGCGCCGCCCGGCGATGATGGTTTGGCGGATGTCCAGCAGGGTGATGGGCGAGAGCACGCCCCCCTTCTGCGCCTGCTCCACCTCTTCGCGGATGTCCCGCGCCCCGCCGATGCGTGCGTTGGGATGGCGGGCGAGCAGGTCGCGGGCTTCGCGCGTTTCCGCCAGGCGGCGGCGGACGGTCTCCGGGTCGTTGGTCGGCGTCAAAGAGAGCGCGCGTTCACGCCCCGCGGAGAAGGCGGTTAGCGCGGCCACCCGTTCAAGAATTTTGGGCAGTTCCAGCGTTTCGATTGATTTGGCGTCGAGTCCGTGTGGCATGGTTGTCTGCTTCATCTCTGCTTTTCACATGCAAAACCCGACGCGCGCGGGCGTCAGGTGGTTGTGTCAGTTGGAGATTGTAGCATAAGTTTGGAGATGGGGAGATTGGGACGCGCCAACGGGACGCCGTCAACGAAAAAAGCCCCGCCAGGGTGGACCTGACGGGGCTTTTCGGCGAGACGGCGGGGTTAGCGCCCGAACCCGAAGCCGGGACCGCCACGCCCGTGGCCGCCGCGCCCGTGGCCGGGGCCGAATTTGCCGCCCACAGCGGGACCGCGGTCGCGCAGTTGGTCGGCGATGTCGGCGCTGATGGCGCCGTCGGCGACGGCCTGGTCAATGGCGGCGTTCCAGGCGGCGTCCATAGCGTCACGCAGGGCGTCGCGGTCGAGGTCGGCGAGCAGGTCGCGCAGGGTGCCGTCTTCACGGGCGGCTTGCAATTCCTCCACCGTGATACCCAGTTGCTCGGCGAGCACCGCTTGCGGGTCGAAGTAGTCCTTCATGACGCGGTGCGCGCGGATGAGGTCGGCTTGTTCCTGCGTCAACTTCCCTTGTTCGACGGCGTAGTCGAGCGTGCGGTCGGCGGCGCGTTCACGCGCGGCTTGCAGTTCGTCCACGCTCACGCCCAACTCTTCGGCGAGGAATTGGTCCATGATGTCGCGCATGCCGTGGAAGAAGCGCCCCACCTTGCCTGCGACGTTCACGGTTTGGGTGTCGGTGTCGGGTTCTTGCGCGGCCGCGCTGGACGGCGCCCAGAAAATCCCCACTGCCAACGCCAGCACACCCAGAACGGCGGCCAATGTGGTTGCGTAGAACAGTTTCTTTTTCATCGTGTACCCTCCATCTTGTTGATTTGGTTGGTTGCGTGCCATCGCTTGGCACTGTTCATGGTAGATGAAGGGTTTGGAGAGGCGGTGGAGAGAATGTGAAAATTGTGTGGAAAGATGTAAGAAGTTTGTAAAAAGCGGCGGTGAAACCCCGCCCACCGCCGCTTACGAGACCGCCAGGCTTTGCGCCAGTTGCAGGGCGTAGGGTACCCCTTCACGCAGGCGCACCCCATGCCACGCGAGCAGTTCACCATCCACCAGCCGCACGGCCACGCCCTCGCCCAGCGCCGCGCGGACTTCGGCGGCGTGCTCCTCGCGGAAGGGGTACGGCTCGGACGCCAGCAGCACCACATCGGGGCGCGCCGCGCGCAGCGTCTCCCAATCGAACGCGGGATAGCGCCCCTCAAAGACGTTGACGCCCCCTACAAGCGCCAGCAGGTTGCTGATGAAGGTCTCCGCGCCGGCGGCCATCCACGGTTCACGCCAGATGACGTAGGCAAAGCGCCAGGGGGGCGGCTGGGCGGCGCGCGCCTCCGCCACCTTCCGCTCAATCTCCGCGGCCAGGCGCTCGGCCTGCGCGCGGCGGTTGAGCAGCGCGCCCAGCGTGCGAATATCGGCGACGGCCGCCTCCACCGTCAGCGGCTCCGCCACCCAGACGGGCACGCCGGCGGCTTCCAGCGCCTCCACATCTTCGCGGCGGTTCTCCTCCCGGTTGGCGAGCACCAGTTGGGGGCGCAGAGCCACAATGCGCTCGATTTTGGGGTTCTTGGTGCCGCCAATCCACTTATCGGGGGTGATGCGGTCGGCGGGATGAACGCAAAAGCGCGTGTAGCCGACCAGGGCGTCGCCCAACCCCAGCGCAAAAAGGGTTTCGGTGGTGCTGGGCACCAGGCTCACCAGCCGCTCCGGCTGCTGAATGGGCGCGAAGCATTTGCCGCGCACGTCGCACAATTGCATGGGTCTGCCTCCTGTCTGCACAAGGTCTTATCCGTCCAACGCCCGCAGGTTGTTTTCCACAAACCGAATACGGTGGTGGTCGGGCGGGAGTGTGGCCCTGAGAATGCGCAGCGCCCGCTCATAGCAGGCCCGCGCCCCCTCCAGATCCCCCAGGGCCTGCAGCACACTCCCCAGGTTGTTCACATCGCGGGCCACGTTGGGGTGGTCGGGGCCGAAGACCGCCTCGTTGATGCGCAGCGCCCGCTCATAGCAGGCCCGCGCCCCCGCCAGGTCCCCCAGGTCCTGCAGCACACTCCCCAGGTTGTTCACATCGCGGGCCACCTTGGGGTGGTCGGGGCCGAAGGCCGCCTCGTCGATGCGCAGCGCCCGCTCGTAGCAGGCCCGCCCCCCCGCCAGGTCCCCCAGGGCCTGCAGCACACGCCCCAGGTTGTTCACATCGCGGGCCACGTTGGGGTGGTCGGGGCCGAAGGCTGCCTCGTCAATGCGCAGCGCCCGCTCATAGCAGGCCCGCGCCCCTTCCAAATCCCCCAGGGCCTTTAGCACATACCCCAGGTTGTTCACATCGCGGGCCACATTGGGATGGTCGGGGCCAAAGGCCTCTTCATCTATCCGCAGCGCCCGCTCGTAGCAGGCCCGCGCCCCTTCCAGATCTCCCAGAGCCTGCAGCACAAGCCCCAGATTGTTCACCGCTGCGGCCACACGAGAATGCGATTCCCCCAGGTAATGCTCCCAAATGCGCAACGCTCGCTCATAGCAGGCCTGCGCTCCTTCTAAGTCCCCTAGGGCATACAACACACTACCCAGGTTGTTCACTGCCGCGGCCATATGGGGATGCGATTCCCCCAGGTGATGCTCCCAAATGCGCAACGCTCGCTCCAAGCAAGCCCGTGCTCCCGCCAAGTCCCCCAGGTCCTGCAGCACACTCCCCAGGTTGTTCACATCGCGGGCCACGTTGGGGTGGTCGGGGCCGAAGACCGCCTCGTCGATCCGCAGCGCCCGCTCATAGCAGGCCCGCGCCCCCGCCAGGTCCCCCAGGTCCTGCAGCACACTCCCCAGGTTGTTCACCCGAATGGCCACCTTGGGGTGGTCGGGGCCGAAGGCCGCCTCGTCGATGCGCAGCGCCCGCTCGTAGCAGGCCCGCCCCCCCGCCAGGTCCCCCAGGGCCTGCAGCACACGCCCCAGGTTGTTCACATCGCGGGCCACGTTGGGGTGGTCGGGGCCGAAGACCGCCTCGTCGATGCGCAGCGCCCGCTCAAAGCAGGCCCGCGCCCCCGCCAGGTCCCCCAGGTCCTGCAGCACACTCCCGAGGTTGTTCACCAGCGTTGCGACGTTGGGGTGCTCTTCGCCCAAATGGGCCTCCAAGATGCGCAGCGCCCGCTCAAAGCAGGCCCGCGCCCCGGCGTAGTCGGCCAGGGCGTGCAGGTGGTAGCCCAGTTCGCTCCACAGGCGGGCGGCGACCTCGGGAGCCAGGGCCTCGCCCCGTCCTGCCGCGGCGCGCAGGTGGGGCAGCAGCGGAGCAAAGAGGGCATAATCGCCCGTCCGATCCACGTGCTCGTTGGTCTCCCGTGCAAGGTCCGCCAGGGCTACCAGGAAGGTGTAGCCTTCGTCGGGGGTTTCCTCCGCCAAACGGCGGGCAAACTCCACCAGCAGGGGGTGCACCACCGGGCCTTCGGGGTCCTCCCGCCAGAGACCCAGTTCCAGCAGGCGGCCCAGCGCCAGCCCGCGGCGCTCGGCGTCGGGCTCCACCAGGCGCAGGATGTCGTCGGGAATGGGCGCGTTGGGGGCCAGGAAGGCGGCGGCGCGGAAGAGGCGGCGGGCGGTTTCGTTCTGCTCCTGCTCCCGGGAGGCGGTTTCGCCCCGCACCTTTTCATCTTGCAACTGCTCCCAGGAAAGGGCGAAGGTGGCCCACAGGTTCAGGTCGTGTTCCGTGGGGTTGCCCCATTCGGACTTCCAGTCCTGCATGGAGGGGTGGGCGAAGGGGTCCTCCAGCCGCGCCAGGTAGTCGGCCACGGAA belongs to Ardenticatena maritima and includes:
- a CDS encoding endonuclease MutS2, with amino-acid sequence MPHGLDAKSIETLELPKILERVAALTAFSAGRERALSLTPTNDPETVRRRLAETREARDLLARHPNARIGGARDIREEVEQAQKGGVLSPITLLDIRQTIIAGRRLRSLILRNREHYPALARIADRIEPCEALDEAIAAAIDDNGDVRDDASPKLRQLRRDIAMAHDRLLEKLRRIISDPNMQRWLQEPIITQRGDRYVIPVKAEHKGRVRGVVHDQSSSGATVFIEPLETLDLNNQWRELQIAEQHEIERILRELSDLVAENSDELIWTVEALADLDLAFAKAEYADRLRAVEPELSDPASPPRDQPLVNLHQARHPLLDPETVVPIDVWLGPDFRILVITGPNTGGKTVTLKTVGLLTLMTMCGLHIPAAEGSRVALFDNVFADIGDEQSIEQSLSTFSSHLTNITRILRAATPSSLVLLDEVGAGTDPVEGAALAQALLMHLLERGIWAIVATHYSELKVWAHITPGVKNASVEFDLETLRPTYHLRIGLPGQSNAIAIAQRLGLDPAIIEQARALLSSHDIELEALLADIKQTRDAAQAEAEEVRREREALEQTRRELERRLAELEHERIQLLNQAREEARRELEGVRAHIRDLMQRLARYADQQEELRAIRREIDQIEKEELAPLKAPPLPDEEPAEEPVPDGPIQVGDTVWVPALGRTGDVIALDGDEAEIAAGAFRLRLPLDEVQRRPQKKQPAQHAAPTVPTPPRRVAEAPPLELDLRGMRVDDMLPVLDKYLDDAYLAGVPSVRIIHGKGTGALRRAVREQLRNHPLVATFRPGDTTEGGDGVTVVQLNLR
- a CDS encoding helical backbone metal receptor gives rise to the protein MQLCDVRGKCFAPIQQPERLVSLVPSTTETLFALGLGDALVGYTRFCVHPADRITPDKWIGGTKNPKIERIVALRPQLVLANREENRREDVEALEAAGVPVWVAEPLTVEAAVADIRTLGALLNRRAQAERLAAEIERKVAEARAAQPPPWRFAYVIWREPWMAAGAETFISNLLALVGGVNVFEGRYPAFDWETLRAARPDVVLLASEPYPFREEHAAEVRAALGEGVAVRLVDGELLAWHGVRLREGVPYALQLAQSLAVS
- a CDS encoding tetratricopeptide repeat protein, with translation MPVVRLLTALLKHQARVWLGEETAGVLADALIEAELAPRLDAWLTDAETQRRLEAAAEAARIWLQDPANCPDADLRRLFHSLDFGTLPAVQAALARLPAALDARGLEDTLRDAFDRDLPTLPAERRAEAARLYTEALLRAVARLRDFALPVLLHLVQQARAEQQAGFAQVLARLDEVLARLAQGETPPADDLHALRDALVQGRVLVHGDVNHGVIIIGHHNRVTLNPAQAEALKPVLTLPGELPPGSHLPLGRNAAFIGREAALADLARALLPPDGETAAAPAVLVTQAITGLGGVGKTQIAVEFAYRYGYRFRGVHWLDLRDPDLLEEQIARNGEEMGLARGAGEDLAAYARRVLEAWQQDGPRLVILDNLEEVDAARETLRRLRHHTLRLLLTARRSLWPRDLGLDVRPLDIFTPDESRAFLRRYLSPERAADADLDALAERLGHLPLALELAGRYLNYVRTLSVADYLARLEDPFAHPSMQDWKSEWGNPTEHDLNLWATFALSWEQLQDEKVRGETASREQEQNETARRLFRAAAFLAPNAPIPDDILRLVEPDAERRGLALGRLLELGLWREDPEGPVVHPLLVEFARRLAEETPDEGYTFLVALADLARETNEHVDRTGDYALFAPLLPHLRAAAGRGEALAPEVAARLWSELGYHLHALADYAGARACFERALRILEAHLGEEHPNVATLVNNLGSVLQDLGDLAGARACFERALRIDEAVFGPDHPNVARDVNNLGRVLQALGDLAGGRACYERALRIDEAAFGPDHPKVAIRVNNLGSVLQDLGDLAGARACYERALRIDEAVFGPDHPNVARDVNNLGSVLQDLGDLAGARACLERALRIWEHHLGESHPHMAAAVNNLGSVLYALGDLEGAQACYERALRIWEHYLGESHSRVAAAVNNLGLVLQALGDLEGARACYERALRIDEEAFGPDHPNVARDVNNLGYVLKALGDLEGARACYERALRIDEAAFGPDHPNVARDVNNLGRVLQALGDLAGGRACYERALRIDEAAFGPDHPKVARDVNNLGSVLQDLGDLAGARACYERALRINEAVFGPDHPNVARDVNNLGSVLQALGDLEGARACYERALRILRATLPPDHHRIRFVENNLRALDG